The following are encoded together in the Dyella terrae genome:
- a CDS encoding WapI family immunity protein, producing the protein MDSVLFVGDGGEQLRMDVLGYEREPAGEYFDDNWLSVAVELKAGGFTGFFSASFLTSEIEAFHGEAAKLYDSLTGQAKFRTLEEQLSLDLVGDGRGHIRLTGRAADQPGIGNTLAFSFAFDQTQLQSSVQGLAQLLKIFPVRN; encoded by the coding sequence ATGGACTCGGTTCTCTTTGTAGGTGACGGTGGCGAACAGCTAAGGATGGATGTTCTCGGCTATGAGCGCGAACCAGCTGGAGAGTACTTCGATGACAACTGGCTGTCCGTCGCCGTGGAATTGAAGGCTGGCGGCTTCACGGGGTTCTTCAGCGCAAGCTTTCTTACCAGTGAAATAGAAGCATTTCACGGGGAAGCAGCCAAGCTGTATGACTCGCTTACGGGGCAGGCGAAATTCAGGACCTTGGAAGAGCAGCTAAGCCTCGATCTGGTTGGTGATGGCCGAGGCCACATTCGTCTGACTGGACGCGCAGCGGATCAACCGGGGATAGGAAATACGCTTGCGTTCTCCTTCGCCTTCGATCAAACGCAGTTGCAGTCGTCGGTTCAAGGCCTCGCGCAGTTGCTTAAGATTTTTCCAGTGCGGAATTGA